One Pyrus communis chromosome 13, drPyrComm1.1, whole genome shotgun sequence genomic window carries:
- the LOC137712014 gene encoding uncharacterized protein: protein MDSNGEYETEAETMALCRARSSLRRARSSVVESSDSEPEWRPQARPAKATNPPPKAQGPSQATSEGLGRSPQLPQASGILGIPIPQPPKVVAAESFPAILADVAHAAPAALAFDGPSVMRPPLASLSATTSLSELVKEFGQIETKLRSTRRPSEPQHLQDQRRIFREWMQRDFSAFFSLKALQDAEIALTKLYQAHQMTKVQYESFLSFFENLTALRDQHLKAERQANRVRCYKEKHTQTSTTLQQLVEEGSSMEDRIIVVVAEIQELEEQLSALKAEQMTLSSKLYKKMEEVKKVNHEVEESEAQLANSNIALEEPGCIFTIMQTYHSRIAALAKDVNLLI from the exons ATGGATTCTAATGGTGAATATGAGACAGAAGCAGAGACCATGGCTCTTTGTCGGGCAAGATCTTCTCTTCGTCGGGCAAGATCTTCTGTTGTAGAATCTTCTGATTCTGAGCCCGAGTGGAGGCCCCAAGCTAGACCAGCTAAAGCAACAAATCCTCCTCCCAAAGCACAAGGCCCTTCTCAG GCCACCAGTGAGGGCTTGGGCAGGTCTCCTCAACTTCCTCAAGCTTCTGGAATTTTAGGGATTCCAATCCCTCAGCCTCCAAAGGTTGTAGCTGCTGAATCCTTTCCTGCTATTCTTGCTGATGTTGCCCATGCTGCCCCTGCTGCTCTTGCTTTTGATGGTCCTAGCGTGATGCGTCCTCCTTTGGCTTCTCTTTCGGCCACGACCTCTTTGTCTGAACTAGTCAAAGAGTTCGGACAAATTGAAACGAAGCTGAGATCCACAAGGCGCCCTTCTGAGCCTCAACATCTTCAAGATCAGCGTAGGATCTTCAGAGAATGGATGCAAAGGGACTTTTCTGCCTTCTTTAGCCTTAAGGCTCTTCAAGATGCTGAGATAGCTCTCACTAAATTATACCAAGCCCACCAGATGACTAAGGTGCAATATGAgtccttcctttccttctttgAAAATCTAACGGCCTTAAGGGATCAACATCTTAAGGCCGAGAGGCAAGCCAACAGGGTGAGGTGCTACAAGGAGAAGCACACTCAGACCTCCACTACTCTGCAACAACTGGTGGAGGAGGGCTCGTCCATGGAGGATCGGATAATAGTGGTAGTTGCTGAGATCCAAGAACTGGAGGAACAACTTTCTGCTCTAAAGGCTGAGCAGATGACTCTCTCGAGCAAGCTATACAAGAAGATGGAGGAAGTCAAGAAAGTAAACCACGAAGTGGAGGAGTCTGAAGCCCAACTAGCCAACAGCAATATAGCTTTAGAAGAGCCGGGTTGTATTTTTACCATCATGCAGACTTATCATTCTAGGATAGCTGCCTTGGCTAAAGATGTAAACTTGTTAATTTAG